A single window of Dermacentor albipictus isolate Rhodes 1998 colony chromosome 1, USDA_Dalb.pri_finalv2, whole genome shotgun sequence DNA harbors:
- the LOC139059564 gene encoding solute carrier family 22 member 13-like — protein sequence MTFLLTPIAATKELLISESFDCYEAFGHGTFQKRLMLLCALGAFLANSHALAFSLISRGVDYRCKQPLPYSNISAAASEELAKQLGRCLAYEDPADPNNSRTVACREWQYDDEQARTTVVSAWNLVCQRKLLVAGMSVVQNAGSAMFVLVAGYVADRIGRAPVLVVAALVLMVSAPASCLSSDYTTHAVLKFFSAGSSTLTMIFSAISLFEVTTHNNRPLHIAVSGTLGLLACDAWYFVMLQWRLRWEIELAVFILPATILLPAYLTVHESPRWLVAKGQYERAEAVVLAAAEANHFPLPSAACLVDRLRSNMTRTVNRRATIVEALLSGFSIRRRALIMCGSFFSNTFALYVAVYTKEQLRMPWQPYSAFFFNFTAYAIMHLLIRKFTMLTVTVTLFAVLCVVQCLLILNVAAGQSVVIGEALTEVLIAFYYTGTIICSVYVLELFPTGLRATVMGWTFAFGRLGGVCAVLSLVLKNIGRENLALVAAGFFLFVSLLMLRSLPPATSVECTKMASRRTSVQTGLNIERMKNTLEKGRAALSDSADRRKSKSSCDSSKTASTSRSSRSRRAKAKK from the coding sequence ATGACCTTTCTCCTCACACCCATTGCGGCGACGAAGGAATTGCTGATAAGCGAGTCCTTTGACTGTTACGAAGCGTTCGGTCACGGCACCTTCCAGAAGCGGCTAATGCTCCTCTGCGCTCTCGGCGCTTTTCTGGCGAACAGCCACGCCTTGGCGTTCTCGCTGATTTCGAGAGGAGTGGACTACAGATGCAAGCAGCCGTTGCCGTACTCCAACATTTCGGCAGCCGCCTCCGAAGAATTAGCAAAGCAGCTGGGCCGATGCCTCGCCTACGAGGACCCAGCGGACCCCAACAACTCGCGGACGGTGGCGTGCCGAGAGTGGCAGTACGACGATGAGCAGGCGAGGACGACCGTCGTGAGTGCGTGGAACCTGGTGTGCCAAAGAAAGCTACTCGTTGCCGGCATGTCGGTGGTTCAAAACGCGGGTTCCGCAATGTTTGTCCTGGTGGCTGGATACGTGGCGGACAGAATCGGCCGAGCGCCCGTCCTCGTAGTTGCGGCTCTGGTGCTCATGGTCTCCGCGCCCGCCAGCTGCCTTTCCAGCGACTACACGACGCACGCGGTTCTCAAGTTCTTTAGCGCGGGAAGCTCCACCTTGACCATGATCTTCTCAGCCATCTCCCTCTTCGAAGTGACAACCCACAACAACAGACCACTGCACATAGCTGTCAGCGGCACGCTCGGTCTGTTGGCATGCGACGCCTGGTACTTCGTCATGCTGCAGTGGAGGCTCAGGTGGGAGATTGAACTGGCCGTCTTCATCCTGCCGGCCACGATACTGCTGCCGGCCTACCTCACGGTCCACGAGTCCCCGCGCTGGCTGGTCGCTAAGGGTCAGTACGAGAGAGCGGAGGCCGTCGTACTGGCCGCGGCTGAGGCGAATCACTTTCCCCTGCCGAGCGCCGCCTGCCTAGTGGACAGGCTGAGGTCGAATATGACCCGCACCGTGAATCGCAGGGCGACCATCGTCGAAGCGCTTCTCAGCGGCTTCTCCATCCGGCGGCGTGCCCTCATCATGTGTGGCTCCTTCTTTTCGAACACGTTCGCGTTGTACGTCGCCGTCTACACCAAGGAACAGCTGAGAATGCCTTGGCAGCCGTACAGCGCGTTCTTCTTTAACTTCACGGCTTACGCGATTATGCACCTGCTCATCAGGAAGTTCACCATGCTCACTGTCACCGTCACGCTGTTCGCGGTGCTCTGCGTGGTCCAGTGCCTGCTGATCCTGAACGTCGCCGCCGGCCAATCGGTGGTCATCGGCGAGGCGCTGACCGAGGTGCTTATTGCCTTCTACTACACCGGCACCATCATCTGCTCCGTGTACGTCCTTGAACTCTTCCCGACGGGCTTGCGCGCCACTGTCATGGGCTGGACGTTCGCCTTCGGCCGCCTCGGAGGGGTTTGCGCCGTCCTGTCCCTTGTGCTCAAGAACATCGGCCGCGAGAACTTGGCGCTTGTCGCAGCGGGATTCTTCCTGTTCGTGTCGCTGTTGATGCTGCGCAGTCTCCCGCCCGCCACCTCGGTCGAGTGCACCAAGATGGCGTCCAGGCGCACGTCGGTACAGACCGGGCTCAACATCGAGCGCATGAAGAACACCCTCGAAAAGGGCCGGGCAGCTCTTTCTGATTCCGCGGACAGGAgaaagagcaagagcagctgcgaCAGCAGCAAGACGGCGTCCACCTCGCGCAGCAGCCGCTCTCGCCGCGCGAAAGCCAAGAAATAA